A genomic region of Paralichthys olivaceus isolate ysfri-2021 chromosome 18, ASM2471397v2, whole genome shotgun sequence contains the following coding sequences:
- the xrcc4 gene encoding DNA repair protein XRCC4, whose translation MEMHTSVREMYVSSQPDSTYFLRVDWREQGLGAGFQLVLTDGQGAWRGEVSDAALCEEAEELEMQKERYIHDLQQALTGTESSITYSFTLMPSPPNHSSTVTLAYEKVQKDISFRLGSVLLKSVPEPAEAVRELLIHSLQRGNTLEHQNQDLQEENRKLRQEQQRITADMKRYVGGKEALETELYSRFVLVLNEKKAKIRSLQETVSQLQESSSEGEKNKDSVKSDQTAAEEDEYGGSTDEEPEEVKCTAPSTLQTRDSSTPSPLDGSLKDITDVAPCRKRRFRHLKASDPALKRPNPETLQRKRSDSPAGSSKQQTPQCSSDAAAASSAAEDLFEDF comes from the exons ATGG AGATGCACACGTCAGTGCGTGAAATGTACGTCTCCTCTCAGCCTGACTCCACCTACTTCCTGCGGGTGGATTGGAGGGAGCAGGGCCTAGGTGCAGGCTTCCAGTTGGTTCTGACTGATGGACAGGGAGCATGGAGAGGAGAAG TGAGTGACGCAGCGCTGTGTGAGGAGGCGGAGGAGCTGGAGATGCAGAAGGAGAGATACATCCATGACCTCCAGCAAGCACTCACAGGGACAGAGAGCTCCATCACCTACAGCTTCACCCTGATGCCGTCTCCACCGAACCACAGCTCAACGGTTACACTGGCATACGAGAAGGTGCAGAAGGACATCTCG TTCAGGCTGGGTTCTGTTTTGTTGAAGTCTGTCCCAGAGCCGGCAGAGGCTGTGAGGGAGTTACTGATTCACAGTCTGCAGAGGGGAAATACACTAGAGCACCAGAACCAGGATCTACAGGAGGAAAACCGGAAACTAAGACAGGAACAGCAACGCATCACTGCAGA CATGAAGCGATACGTTGGTGGTAAAGAGGCCCTGGAGACAGAGCTCTACTCTCGATTTGTCCTCGTCCTGAATGAGAAGAAAGCAAAGATCCGCAGTCTGCAGGAAACTGTCTCACAACTGCAGGAATCCAG ttctgagggagagaaaaataagGATTCAGTCAAATCAGACCAAACAGCCGCTGAGGAGGATGAATATGGAGGGAGCACTGACGAGGAGCCAGAGGAAGTGAAGTGCACTGCACCCTCCACTTTACAAACCCGGG ACTCCTCTACACCGAGCCCACTGGATGGCAGCCTAAAGGACATCACAGACGTGGCTCCTTGTCGCAAACGGCGGTTTCGTCACCTCAAGGCCTCGGACCCTGCGCTTAAAAGACCAAACCCAGAGACTTTGCAAAGAAAGAG